In the genome of Pyrobaculum islandicum DSM 4184, the window GAGGTAGTAGGCTGAAAGAGCTAGGATTACAAATACGGCGATTCCCAGATAAATGGCTTTCCTCATGGCTGTAGTATGTTATGTGTATTTAAGTATTAATGGGGATTGTGTATGGAATGCCTAGATCTTTGTGTAGCGCTAGGGAGATGTAGTGGCCTAGCTTGAGGTGGCGTATCGTCGGCTCAATGTTGAACTTTATGGAGGCCACCACGTGTACCCCTGTGCCCCTCAGCGCGTCTGGGTGTACCCCGGCTGTGGGGCCGGTCAGTATGTTTACCCCCCGGGAGACGGCCAATACGTCGTCGATTGTAAAGTTCAGCAAGGTCATGCCAGTGATTATGACCGTCTTGCAGCGGGGGAGGAGGATTCTCTCCTCCACCTCAGAGTATGCACCGAACCTGAGGTGAGGCGACTTCTCGAATACGTACACCTGGTGGCCCCTCCTCCTGAGGGCCTCTGCTAGGGGTCTCATGTTGCCTATTAGACACACCGGGTCTCCCGCGTAGTACTTCATCAAGTCGCCTGGCTCCACAGGTCCCAGGTGGTACTGAGACACGGCGTTTACCATCGCCACCCCCAACGCCCTG includes:
- a CDS encoding Rossmann-like domain-containing protein — its product is MLVKKIAEYVSQMAEGLEIVDYCVCFSGVYVVVKGPRGKALGFAHIPREDLHELGEVRPPALEEMADFVVDLHPINRALGVAMVNAVSQYHLGPVEPGDLMKYYAGDPVCLIGNMRPLAEALRRRGHQVYVFEKSPHLRFGAYSEVEERILLPRCKTVIITGMTLLNFTIDDVLAVSRGVNILTGPTAGVHPDALRGTGVHVVASIKFNIEPTIRHLKLGHYISLALHKDLGIPYTIPINT